CTAGAAGTTACAGTgattaaattaaattgctttaagAGCTAGCATGTTTGAATAAGGAATGCTTTCAAAAGGCAAAAGTTTTCAAAGCAGATTTCTTTATGCAAAGAATTTAAGAACAACAGAGATAAAACAACATCTACCTTCAGAGACAGGAGCTTGGAGAGATCTCCCAATTGAGATATGTTGTTGTCTGACAAATCAAGATGCTGAAGAGATACACAGGAATTGATTTGTTCAATGGCCTACAAAAATAAAGGAGTCAATTACAATAACTTTTTTAGTCATGAAATAGAAACATATGTCAAAAAgtagaaattattttggaagCTAACAACACTAAATAACTAAgccaaaatttttttttttaccagttgaattttaaagatgataatttttttcctattttgtggGCTACCTCCCAATtctcattaaattttaatttcaaaccatttatttatttttatctactCGCCAATTCTTGTCCAAAAGTTGTCTACTTCCATTCCATACACCAGGGGACACAAAGCTTCAACATTTGTTCGCATTAAAACCAGAAGCAGAAACGAACATTTCTTTGCAGTGAAATGAAGTGTTCTAAGGATTGccttttcaacattttccaaatttctACTACATTACATTCTGGAAAATGTATAAAGGCTAAATACTTTACCTTAAGGTTATTTCCTGACAAGTTTAGCCATTCCAGGTGCACCAAATCCTTCAGCCCTTCCACGTACCCAATGCTATTATGAGGCAAGTTTAGCACACGGAGCTTTGTCAGTTTTGCTACACCCATCATTCGTACCAAACGATTGTTGGCTACAGACAGCTGCAGATcaacacaaataaaagaaacaattttaactATTAAAGTGCACAGACAGAATAGGCTTTTATTATTAGTGCTTAAAAATCCAATCCAATGGGAACTACTCTAATGTATATATTCAAATTTCAAGCAAATAATACAGACAAGAAACTACAAGAGACAGGTAGTAAATTACTGATCAAAGAAAGCAATCTTCACAACCCTGCAAACTTAGATGAAATCTTCCTCCTAACAACAGctaataaaaagaagagaataaataaggaaatgtCTCAtatgaaaataagcttttaaaatcagaattgcCAAATCATTGTACAAATTGTTGTAACGTTCCTGGTATAAAATCATACTGTCACCATGGCAAAGggcaaaatatatttcactggTCTCAAAAAAAGTCCCGTGCTAACAGGACTGTAAATCACAAacttttaaaaggataaaaccAGATTAAAAATACCCACTAATAACACAGCCATGAAGTTGGCAGACTGGTGAGGGTTTACTGCAGCAATAACACCCACATCTCCAGTGTCAGTTTAGCTTGGCTGTAGAAGCTGCTGAGGTGACTTCAAGCCTATCTGGAGGCACTTTCAGTGCTGATTAACATGGACTTGTACAGCCTTGTCTCAGGGGGATTAACACACCGATTTTTGCAAGCGTCATGAGCATGCTTACCACTGCTACCACTAATACCCCCAGGAACCTAAAAGGAATGTTTCAAAATTGAGGATATTAAAGTTAGGGATAAACACTTGCAACATCAGGGCTTACATGACCCAATACATTAACAAGACAACAAATCTCTACCACTTAACATTTGTGTATTTGCTAATTGATTGTTAACCTAACCCACCTGGCTTGTTTCTTCCTGTAAATGCTACCAATACTCTTCCTCTGTGAAAAGTTCTGAAACCCAAAGAGGGAGAGTCCTGTCTGTATGTCTGCCAtgcatgcatctttttttttttttttaaaaactacaaagctttttttgtcgttgttgttaCAAAGATCAAGCATTCCAAAGCTAAAAAGTATCAAAAAATCAGAGTTCACAGTGACCTTTCTAAACGTTAACACCCTCCCACTAGGATTTATTTAGCTTAATTTTAGCTACCTAAGTAACCAGCAAAACAGCTTCCCTACTACCACCTGCAGAGctacactgaaaacaaagctttctatttcagttcgctgttgtttatttttccatgaagaCAGTAACGGATGACTTACTTCAATTATATAAGGTGGccttaaagcagaaatattttagttagCATCTCAGTAACATTATTTTGTAGCGAATTCAATTCAAGTAACACTGACCTGCATCAGATTCCTGCATTTCTCCAAGTGTTCCAATTTAATTATCTGGTTCTTGTCCAGAATCAGAGTGTGAGTATCAGCATCACAGGGTAAGGCTGGACCCAGCTTTTGCAATCCTTGACCTGACCAGTTAACTACCAAACcttagaggaaaaagaatgaaaaaaaaaatcaaacaaaaagagaaaacaatgaaactCAACACTTGGTATATGAGAACGTGTACTGGAAGTGCAAACCAAGACAAACTGATCTGTTTTTATAACACATGCAGCCAATTCATGCATACAAATGAACTTTTCTACTGAGAACTGAAGCAAATGCTTTAGGCTAAATACGTTGGAAAAACTGATCCAGTTATTGGAAGATGAGGATTCCACTCCTTGTTCCAGTAAAGATCTCCGGTGCAATTTTGGCAAGTCAGTAGCTTCAGACTCTCTGAAGTGGGATGCAGAGTGAAATTTAGGCAGCTATATTTAAAGGTGTGATCCTCAAAACCCAAAATTTCAAAGACACCTACACTTGGATTTCCTCAAAGCTTTCAGGTTTTGAGCAGCTTGATAACTTCTTAAGTGCAGGAGCTCTCTACCTAAATTCCTGCTTACAGACACACCCAGAACATGCCAAATACACGTGCAGGATCACACTCCACacatagcagcagcagcaactgtcactaagaaaaataataaataaatgaaagcaaaaaagggAGGGAGTCTGACACAGTGGTAAGCAGCCTCCACCATCTAGTCACTCAGAGCATGGGAAACCCTATGAGGATACAGAACTACAAACTTCTTCTTTCTGGACAGATCCATCAAACACCCCGCTACAGTATCTGAAGATGAGGGCACCTAACCCATCTATGTGAAGTTTCCTCTTGACAGTCCTCAgcttaaagaaaagcaacagccGTATCACAAACAAGTCCTCTAAAAGCTACACCACTGAATTAAAGTCTGcagtttcctctttttccctttttgttctatttcaaagcaaaaatattagtCTACACCATTTGTTGGGAGTGCAGCCTAGGTAGAAACTCAAAGAGGAGGTCTCAAACTGTGAAACCAAAACTGACACCTCTCTGTTGTCAAAAGTTGGGTGCTTAAACCTCATGGAAGAAATAACTTAAGATTCAACTCCTCTTTTAAAACTctccattaaatatttcaagacaTGCTTCCTTTTAGCAGTTTGGCTACTGCAAAACCTAATCTTAAGCATTTAACTGTCTTATCAGGTAGTAAACATGTCTAATATGAGGCCAAAGATTCTGCTCCAGGACTTGAATGGCCAAACCATTCAGTCCATCTCGCCAAAGGTTTCTGGCGCTTGTGTGCGTGTTGATCAGCTAAACGTTTCATATCCCAGTAAGGTACCTAGCCAAAAGTCAGAACCAAGAACTGTCAGAACCAAGAACCCATTCGTACAGCCATACTAGAGAACAGGTGACATTTGGGCAGGAGCAAATTGTAAATACGCCAGCATAGCGTTTAATTTAtagaatataataaaaatgttgtgcGCCAGGACTGTTACAATATAGAGTTAAAAGGACAACACTTGTTATCTATAGGGAACTTGAATTACTGGGTATCTGTGGCGACACCTGTTAATTGTCATTTTCATACATTTACTCCCTGCTACGCATTTTAGATGCATACACCCTTGTAGTGCTTGCTCATCTCGCACTGGCTGTTCAGTAAACGATGCTACCTCTTTCAAAAGCACTTTCCAGCAGAGCATCCTCAGCCTAACGGGCGTGCTCTGGGCTCGCAGGGTcgctgtattttaaaaacctcGCCCCCCGCAGCCTCTCAAGGCCCAGCTGCGCGCAGGACgtgtgcagccagcaggacgCAGCCAGCCACCACGGGCACCACTCGGCCTCCAGACGAGGCGCTTTGCCGAGCAGCGCCGCTGACAACATTCACCGCACCCCGTGCCTCTCACGCCGGCCCCTCCGAGCcgtgccaccagcagccacccCCAGGCCCCTTTCCCCCCGTGCCCGCCTCACCCCCTCCGGCCGCCGAGGCGGGCTGGGGCCTCGGTGCCGCTCCGGTGGCCGCCATGCTCCGCGCCGAGGGGCCGCGGCGCTGTCTCGGTCAGCACTGCCTCAGCCCTCGCCGGGCCAACGGCCGAGGGGGACGCgagcctcctgcagctcccgcCGAGCCCTGCGCGGCAGGCGccgtcccgccccgccccgcggccgccccgcccgTTCCGCCCGGCCCCGCGTCCTCTtccgcccggccgccgcccgctgccgccATCATGAAGTAAGCGCCGCCGCCGGCCTCAGGCCGCGGCCCCCATCCGCCGCCATCCGATGGCGGGGCCACCACCCCCCGCCGGCCCTCGCAGCCCGCTAACCCTTCTTGTGTCCCCTGCAGGGTGGAGCTGTGCAGCTTCAGCGGGTACAAGATATACCCCGGGCACGGCCGCCGCTACGCCCGCACCGACGGCAAGGTGAGCGCTGCGGCGGTGGGGGGCGGGCACCCCTTACAGTAGTGGGCCTGGCCTTAAAAAGGTGCTCCTTATTAACATCCTAAGGGTTAGCATCCTCGTGCTGTAGTCTTGTATGGAATCTCCTGGGAAATGACAGCTAAATGATAGGGCTCGTTGAACTTTCAGGTGATCTCCTTAGACCTTATATAGACTTAAAATCAAACAGATAAGAAATTAATCCACtaattttgtttataatttaCACTAGGTAAGAAGGCTAGGGTAACTATGCACAAAGGAATTGAGTGTTGGTCTCTGAGCGTTGCTTACATCAGCCTCTGCTTCCCTTAACGCGTTCAGGAAGCACGTAGTTAGTTGAGAGCAGGCACTTGGAAAGTGTCACAGTGGGTACGGCTGTGTCATGTACCTAGAATGCACTGCACGCAAGTACTAGGGTGAGTTTTACTCAGAAAAATTGAGCTGTTTATTGTGTTATGAGAATAAATATCAGAATGTTAGGCATTATTATGAGAAAGCTAAGTAAGgcctgaaaaaaatcctttcaatgGGATAAGATAGCTTAATCAATGGAATAAAATCTCACACATTCAAGTTCTTAAATTGTGTTTTAAGATTTAGAATTGTTAGCTGTATAAAGCAATACAAAAGTATCAGTGCTAAAATACACCGAATCAAATAATTACTTGGTACTCCAATGTAAATGACAGTCTCTCTTAAATAGAAAGCTTAcacaaattattcttttttcccccctctagGTTTTCCAGTTCTTGAATGCAAAATGCGagtctgcatttctttccaagAGAAACCCCCGTCAAATCAATTGGACTGTTCTGTACAGGCGTAAGCACAAGAAAGGGCAGTCAGTAAGTATATACCATCAAACGCTCCTCTAAAGCTTTCCACCAAAAAATGTGGTCACAGGTCTGTTAGAATAGAGGTAACTTCAGTATGCTGGTGGTAGCAGAAGCATGACCCATGTGGCCAGAATAAAGTGGTCAATAATGGTGAAAGTGTGGGTGTATTTACACAGATTTATATACTGTTTTATACTTGGAAGGTAAATACTTCAGGAATAGCACTAGATGTGTATTTTATCACATCTTCAAGGGCTTTTTGAAAACAGGAGTATTTGTGTAATAATTGTATGGATGGtgtatgtttaatttttaaaaaaaaactttacataAAATGGGCAATGCTGTTTTATCAGTGGACTGTTTAATTATTTGGACTTGCAAACTTTCAGAGTGGTGATAGTGTAGAGAGCTGATAATCTGGTAAATCATATTCCCAGACAGATGATTTGGGAGATGATGGGTGGAGGAACTGTTCATGTAAACCTTCTTTGAAAACTGCGTTATAACTAGTAGGATGTCTTTGCTGTGCAGCTGTCATTGCATGGAAGAAATATGGCATGTTAGTATGAGGTATTTTGAGTGCTCATGCTGAAATTGGCACAACAGAAGAGCAGATAGAAAGGCTTGCATTGACTCTTAACACCTAGCGGTTCATTTAGAGGAAGAAAGATGATACTCAATGGGTTATCAGTCTGCTTGGGAAATCAAGAAATTGTgtacagaataattttattcattttggaCATACGCAATTCTGTAATAGCTCCGTGCTTAACAGCAACTTGTTTCTGTAATTGTCTGTAGCCTTTTACTTCATGTCTTGTGATGCTAATTGTCTGTCTTCATATTCTGTCACTTTAGGAAGAGATACAAAAGAAGCGTACCCGCCGTGCTGTTAAGTTTCAGAGGGCTATTACTGGTGCATCTTTAGCTGAGATTATGgctaaaagaaatcagaagccTGAAGTACGAAAGGCACAGAGGGAACAAGCTATTAGGTGAGAAAGCAGGGATGACTGGAGCTATCCCAGGCATTTTGAAGATTATTAATGCAACTACAAGAGGCCTACAAGATCTTGAACTCCAGCTGAGCTCTGTGTATTGTAAGCATTAGGAGGGTGAGGGGGAACAGTACATTTGGAGGTAATACTGTGTAATCTCAGCAAAAATTCGTATCGGCAGAGAGGGGTCTCTTCTTACCCTCTCCCTCtgtgaaaatactgcttttgtcACACACAGTTCTGTTGTCTGTGTGGTAGTCTTCCGAGAGGTACTGAATATAGAGGATAAACCTGAAATAATGCATTCCTTTCTTGATCTTGGGGAGCTCTTAGCATAGTTGAAACAAGGAAGCAGGGAATGGCAGGCATGACTAACTGCCACTCTTTCTGTGAATTAACAGGGCTGCAAAAGAAGCCAAGAAGGCTAAGCAGGCCACcaagaaaacagctgtttctgCTGCGAAGGTAAGATGCAGTAGGTGGACAGAAATCATGAAGTATTTATTCGGAATATACCATGTTGTAACGCAGCACTCTTCCTGCACTTCACTGGAAATTCTCATTTGTGTTTGGAAGAAGCATTTGCTCACCTATTTGGATCTGGAAGCACATGGATCAAACTTCTCTACAAGAGTTACAGCTGTGTGAACAGCTGAAtagaacaaaatgctttttacagCAAGAGTAAATGTTACAGTAAAACCACTTTCTGATTAGATGTCAGAGATGCCCAATAGCTTAAAAACTTGCCTAGATGTGGCACTAGAAGCTTGGCAGCAAAATATTGATGAGTGCTACCATATGCTTCATTACTACTTTTGTTGTAATACCAAATGTTGGCATCCTACATACTGTAGGCTTACAGTGGTTGGTAACAATCTGTTAACTCTAATTCTAACCCGATAGTTAAATTGCCTAATTTCTGTGAAGAATCTTAAGTGTAACACAGGGACCCTTTCAAGAATGCAGATAAACTGCATCTCACTCATGTTGTGCTATTTCTCTACAGGCTCCAACAAAGGCAGCGCCTAAGCAGAAGATTGTGAAGCCAGTCAAAGTTTCTGCTCCCCGTGTTGGTGGAAAGCGTTAACTTGCCAAACTGTTAGCTGCGCTGAATAAAACACCTGACCAACTTTTATCACTTGTGCCATGTTCTCTTCAACTGTGTGAtagataatgaagaaaattaatctaAGAAATGACGATGTCTGCTTTTGCAGACTAATGAACACCCTCTTGCCATAAAACATTCAGTTCTTTAGAGGATCTGTTGTACTAGAAGATAGTTTGTAAGTCTTTAAATGAATGCAGTGATTCAGGTGGCAGGAAAGATTGAGCTGATGTTTGAGCTGTTCTTGCCTAAGGACAAAAATAGCACGAGCACAAGGTTATTCTGCAttcaacctggctactgccgttaaagacaacaaaaaatccttttacaaatatatcaatgcgaaacggaggactaaggagaatctccatcctttactggatgcgaggggaaacctagttactaaggatgaggaaaaggctgaggtgcttaatgctgcctttgcctcagtctttagcggcaataccggttgttctctggatacccagtgccctgagctggcggaaggggatggggagcaggatgtggcctttgctattcatgaggaaatggttggcgacctgctaaggagcttggatgtgcgcaagtcgaaggggccggatgggatccacccgagggtactgaaagaactggcagaggagctggccgagctgctttccatcatttatcggcagtcctggctatcgggggaggtcccagttgactggcggctagccaatgtgacgcccatctataagaagggccggagggcagacccggggaactataggcctgtcagtttgacctcagtgccaggaaagctcatggagcagattatcttgagggtcatcacgtggcacttgcagggcaagcaggcgatcaggcccagtcagcatgggtttatgaaaggcaggtcctgcttgacgaacctgatctccttttatgacaaagtgacgcgcttggtggatgagggaagggctgtggatgtggtttaccttgacctcagtaaggcttttgacaccgttccccacaacattctcctcaagaaactggctgctcggggcttggactggcgtacgcttcgctgggttagaaactggctggatagccgggcccagagagttgtggtgaatggagtcaaatctggttggaggctggtcacaagtggtgtcccccagggctcggtactggggccggtcctctttaatatctttatcgatgatctggatgagggtgtccagtgcaccctcagtaagtttgcagatgacaccaagctaagtgcgtgtgtcgatctgctcgagggcaggaaggctctgcaggaggatctggataggctggagcgatgggctgaggtcaactgtatgaagttcaacaaggccaagtgccgggtcctgcacctggggcgcaacaaccccaagcagagctacaggctgggagatgagtggctggaaagctgcctggccgagaaggacctgggagtactggttgatagtcggctgaatatgagccagcagtgtgctcaggtggccaagaaggccaacagcatcctggcttgtataagaagcagtgtggccagcaggtctagggaggtgattgtccccctgtactcggctctggtgaggccgcaccctgagtactgtgttcagttttgggcccctcgctacaggaaggacatggacgtgctcgagcgagtccagagaagggcaaccaagctggtgaggggtctggagaacaagtcttacgaggagcggctgagggagctgggcttgttcagcctggagaagaggaggctcaggggcgaccttatcgctctctacagttaccttaaaggaggctgtagcgaggtgggggttggtctgttctcccacgtgcctggtgacaggacgagggggaatgggcgaaagttgcgacgggagttttaggttggatgttaggaagtacttctttaccgaaagggttattaagcattggaatgggctgcccagggaggtggtggagtcaccatccctggaggtctttaaaagacgtttagatgtagagcttagcgatatggtttagtggagtacttagtgttaggtcggaggttggactcgatgatcttgaggtctcttccaacctagaaatctgtgtctgtgtctatcaaCGCCAAGTGTCTTAAAAAGAAGGTTTTAAGTTTGATGAGGCAAACTAAAGGGCTGTGAAGCTGTATAGCCTCTTAAGTTACATAAAAAGGTCAATACACTTCTTGCAGTGTGAAGCAGATCATTGCAAGATGTAGaggataaaaagagaaaatttcagaaattgaaCAGATGTTTCACAGATTACACTGCTCTTAAATACAAATGTTGAGATGCAATTCCTGGGTCAGGAACAAACCACTGAGGTGCTGGAAGCCTCTGTCAAGAACGGGATAGTTTCTAAGGTCCTGCCTCATGCTCTGCCTAAGCATTCACTGAGCTAAATGGGTTGTTTGACTTAGTATCACCATTCTGCAAACATGTTATAATTAGTAGTACTTAAAACACTGATAGCAGCTTGACTGAGCTTAAAATGGAGCTGACAGTATGCATTTCTTCAAGCTCATTTAGTCTCATATATTAGTCTCAGATATTAATTAATATCTGGAATACAGACATCGGTTCCCTTAGTCATTCTCTTCCATGCCTAGGAGTGGCCATTTGTTAAATGCTTTACGTAAAGCATACAGCTCTCCAATCTAGTAGTTAGGCCAGGTAGGCAGTGTTCCTAAACTTTCCCTTAACTTTGCTGGGCAGTAATAGCCTTAGCAAAGGAATGTTCTTTGACTTCCTTTAAgtacaggagaaaatgaatctTCTCTTCGTTTTGTATCTCAATTTATTGATGCCACACGTAAGTCCTGCATGCACTCAATCCAAAACAATATTCCACTTGGCAAATACTCACTTCAGGGCTTGTAAAGAGTAGGCGTTTACTACAGAAAGtttacagcttttgaaaataaaagcgGACTACTGTTTGGCTTTCAACATGGTTGCTAGCTTACAGCTCCTTTGAGGGCTTTATTGATGTTACTACACTAGATAAGAAAGAAGCTCTTTATCATACTTGTGCTTCCTGTGGTTCATTTGGGCTTAAAAACTACAACAAAGGTAACATGCTTTAGGTTATGGGCTACATTTTGAGTTCTATCATGCTTGGTTTTTATTAATAAACTAAGTACCAGTCAGATCGAGCTTGCAACCCATGTAAGTAGTTCCAGCTTGATTGCAATAGTGGAATATGCACTGGTATCTTTTGAacaattattctttttactATCAAGAGCATAAGAGCTGCTCATTATTTAGAAGTAAATTGAAGATACTTTCTAAACTGGTTAACAGCCTTGGAAGGAGCTAGaaacaagggaaggaaaattgttccatgtttttaatttcccttcagGGAAAGGAATTTTTAGTAATTTATGAAGGCTGAATATACCACCGAAAGTTGCCTATGTTAGTGATGACTATATGCAAGACTGGTACAATTTTACAGGATTTTATAGTGGTACTGAGTAGCTGGGACACTGCATACATGCCTGTGAAAGTTAGTCTTAATAATTGCATATGAAGTTCCTCAgttgaaaagcagagagaaacttTAACAATCTGTTTGAAATACCAGTAAGGATAGAAAGGAACTGATAGTCAACAAAGAATTAGTATTTGTTAATGCCTTGAAGCTTGCAGGCAACACCTTCCATGAGATACACAGTTGAGTACAGCCTGCATCACTCACTAACAGCCTGTTACTCTGCTCAAACATAGATGTAATGCAATGAATTTAACAGAAATGCCTAAATTGAAATCCTTGCAGTTACCTAATGCAACTTAATTGATCctctattaaatatttatcactAAAAATGGAATACCTAAATTTTTCATAGGCCTATGGAATAATTTAACTTGAAAAGGACCTCTAGAggccatctagtccaacccttTGCTCAAAGCATGTCTAATTAGACTCGGGACTGTACCCAGCTGAGTCTTGAAACAACTACAACCTCAGGAAAAGCTGTTCCACCATTTGACCaccatggtttaaaaaaaaaaaaaaaaaaaaagcataactgGAACTTTCCATGCTCTAACCTGTATCTGACGGCTATCGCTATGCAACTTAGAGGGGTCTGTCTCTATCTTCTCTGCATCTTCTGGTGAGGTCGCTGAGGACAACGAGGTCCCCACAAAGGGGACTCCTTCCAAGGCACCACAGCCCCGTCTCTCAGCCTCCTGCAGTACCCGAGGCTACATCCCTCGTActtgggggcggggggggggggcaggtgcTCACAGCACTCGATGGGGTCCTGCAAGTTTGTGACAGGGGAAGAGACAGAGGGGAAGGCGGGTGGCCAGCCACGCTCCTCCCGAGTCAGTTTTGACGGGAGCTCCCCCCTATCAGCCCTTGCCCGCCTCTAAGATGGCCGCCCATCCCCGCGCCCGCCTCCAAGATGGCGGCACCGCCCTTTTCCCTCCCGCCGcgtctccctcctcccccctcaccCCGGCCACGCGCGCGGGCTTCTGACCTCACTTCCCCTTGTGCAGCAGCCATTTTGTCTttccgccgccgccgctgcgcgcgcttctccctccctcccgccgcCGCGGGCCGCGCAACTCCAGTtcccccccggggccccgccgcatgcgcccggccccgcggggacgCGCCGCGGCCTGGCGCCGGGGTCTCCGCGCTCCGCCATGTCGAGCGAGGAGAGCTACCTGGCCATCCTGCGCTACCTCACCAACGAGCGGGAGCCCTACGCGCCGGGCACGGAGGGCAACGCCAAGAGGAAGATCCGCAAGGCGGCCGCCTGCTACGTGGTGCGCGGCGGCACCCTCTACTACCAGCGGCGGCAGCGGGACCAGCAGCGCTTCGCCGAGCTGGAGGTGGTGCTGCAGGCCGAGCGCCGCGCACGCCTCATCCGCGCCGCGCACCTGGCGCCCGACGGCGCGCACCGCACCCGGCTGCAGACCTGGCAGGGCCTCTCGCAGAAGTACTGGTGGAGAGGTGAGGGGGCACCGAGGAGAGAGAGGCCCCACCGTCCCGTCTGGGGATGGGGTGGTGTGGTGGAGGCGGCCTGGGGCGTGCTGGCTTCTGTAGGTTGGGTTTGGGGTGAGAGGGGCTTGGCTGTGCCCTTCTGATCCCCGGTCAGGGGATTGCTGCTCGGTGACGAAGCACCACCACAGAGCTCGCAGTCTTGATGGCTGTGTCCCTAAGACGCAGACCATGCTGTCCCATCAATTGTCATGTGGCTTCGTTTTCACTAGTGGCATCGTTTAGGTTGGAAACAataggtttaggttggaaatgaggaggcgtttcttctcagaaaaagcagtcagacattggaacgggttgcccagggaggtggtggcgtcaccgtccctgggggtgttcaaggaaaggttggacctggccCTTcaggacatggtttagtgggtgatattggtagtaggagaatagttggaccagatgatcttggaggtcttttccaaccttaacaattgtaggattctatgattgtaACTGTAAGGAAATAAAGAGAGCAACTGTCATAATCCAGGTGTTGTGTACAGCCTGCTGAAGGGAGGGATTTTTCAATTCCTACGCTTGGTGTAGGATGATAATCCCTTCCATGCAATCTAGTTCCACTTTTAGCCTGATAATAATCCTTTTTCAACTAGCTTGTAGAAGGTGTGCACGTTTAAAATAGTAGACCCACTACTAACTGTAGTTCTTATACTTATCGTTATATTTCTCTATTGCCTCCCATGAGAGGATGAAAACACGGAACTAATCCTTAGCTGGGACCAGAGTCATGTCACAGTGATTAGAAACCAGTTGTGTATTAACAACCAAAATTCCCAGTTGTGGCCTTCTTTTGGCTGAGCCAATAACTTGGTACCTGTATTCCCTTTGGATTTGGTGCTCTATTTTTACTCTTAGGTATCCATTAAACAAATCTCCAGCTTTTCAGTTGCCTGGAGCCCAATTTCTgtttatcttgctttttttttttttttccaaccactGGTAAGAAATC
This is a stretch of genomic DNA from Cygnus atratus isolate AKBS03 ecotype Queensland, Australia chromosome 1, CAtr_DNAZoo_HiC_assembly, whole genome shotgun sequence. It encodes these proteins:
- the RPL24 gene encoding 60S ribosomal protein L24 codes for the protein MKVELCSFSGYKIYPGHGRRYARTDGKVFQFLNAKCESAFLSKRNPRQINWTVLYRRKHKKGQSEEIQKKRTRRAVKFQRAITGASLAEIMAKRNQKPEVRKAQREQAIRAAKEAKKAKQATKKTAVSAAKAPTKAAPKQKIVKPVKVSAPRVGGKR